The following are encoded together in the Bos mutus isolate GX-2022 chromosome 3, NWIPB_WYAK_1.1, whole genome shotgun sequence genome:
- the GJA5 gene encoding gap junction alpha-5 protein, protein MGDWSFLGEFLEEVHKHSTVIGKVWLTVLFIFRMLVLGTAAESSWGDEQADFLCDTMQPGCENVCYDQAFPISHIRYWVLQVIFVSTPSLVYLGHAVHMVRVQEKRKLLREAERAKEARAAGSYEYPVAEKTELSCWEEVNGRIALQGSLLNTYVCSILIRTTMEVAFIVGQYLLYGVFLDTLHVCRRSPCPHPVNCYVSRPTEKNVFIVFMLAVAGLSLFLSLAELYHLGWKKIRQRYVKSQPGVGECQLPGPSAGRVQSCTPPPDFNQCLENGPGGKFFSPFSNKMASQQNTDNLATEQVRSQEQIPREGFIHIRYAQKPEVPNEGSPGPSLPHGYQSDKRRLSKASSKARSDDLSV, encoded by the coding sequence ATGGGTGACTGGAGCTTCCTGGGAGAGTTTCTGGAGGAAGTACACAAGCATTCCACGGTGATCGGCAAGGTCTGGCTCACAGTCCTCTTCATATTCCGCATGCTGGTGCTGGGCACGGCTGCCGAGTCATCCTGGGGCGATGAGCAGGCTGATTTCCTCTGTGATACGATGCAACCTGGTTGCGAGAACGTCTGCTATGACCAagccttccccatctcccacatTCGATACTGGGTGCTGCAGGTCATCTTCGTCTCCACGCCCTCGCTGGTGTACCTGGGCCACGCCGTGCACATGGTGCGCGTGCAGGAGAAGCGGAAGCTGCTCCGGGAGGCGGAGAGGGCCAAAGAGGCTCGGGCCGCTGGCTCCTACGAGTACCCGGTGGCCGAGAAGACAGAGCTGTCCTGCTGGGAAGAAGTGAATGGAAGGATTGCCCTCCAGGGCAGTCTACTCAACACCTACGTCTGCAGCATCCTGATCCGCACCACCATGGAGGTGGCCTTCATTGTGGGCCAGTACCTCCTctatggggtcttcctggacaCCCTGCATGTCTGCCGCAGGAGTCCCTGTCCCCACCCCGTCAACTGCTATGTGTCCCGGCCCACGGAAAAGAATGTCTTCATTGTCTTTATGCTGGCGGTGGCCGGACTGTCCCTTTTCCTCAGTCTTGCTGAACTTTACCAcctgggctggaaaaagattaGGCAGCGATATGTCAAGTCCCAGCCAGGCGTGGGTGAGTGCCAGCTTCCTGGTCCCTCGGCCGGCAGAGTCCAGAGCTGCACACCACCCCCTGACTTCAATCAGTGCCTGGAGAATGGCCCTGGGGGGAAATTCTTCAGTCCATTCAGTAACAAGATGGCCTCCCAGCAGAACACAGATAACCTGGCCACGGAGCAGGTGCGAAGTCAGGAGCAGATTCCGAGAGAAGGCTTTATTCACATCCGTTATGCCCAGAAGCCCGAGGTACCCAATGAAGGCTCCCCAGGACCCAGCCTCCCCCACGGCTACCAGAGTGACAAGCGCCGTCTCAGCAAGGCCAGTAGCAAGGCCAGGTCAGATGACCTGTCGGTGTGA